The following proteins come from a genomic window of Alphaproteobacteria bacterium:
- a CDS encoding PQQ-binding-like beta-propeller repeat protein, which translates to MAMSAFLWRVTVVLGLGLAVTGCVDFQDLLGTGDDDEPLVGERIPVMVLDTKIQQDRSLADLDVQIPPPVKNVSWAQAGGVPSHAMHHLASSELPQREWEVSIGEGTGGEDRLMAAPIIGDGRIYTIDSEAMVAAFDATTGAEIWSVEVLPEEEEEGNLGGGIAFDQGRLYVTTGAAESIALDAATGGEIWRVRMRGPIRAAPTVYAGRVFAVTIDSQLQALDATDGREMWSHAGITELASILGYASPAADGNTLIAVYPSGEIFAFRIDTGRTVWNDALVSLRRVDAISSLSTIRGQPVIYDNQVYVIGHSGRMVAIDLRTGGRVWEQDFGGIETPWVAGDFIFVLTNNAELVAIARRNGGIRWVRPLPLYDDPEDRTGPIMWSGPVLAGDRLIVAGNNEIMAAFSPYTAELLGTVELDDGVAMSPVVADGTIYFLTEDAELIAYR; encoded by the coding sequence ATGGCGATGAGCGCCTTCTTGTGGCGGGTCACCGTCGTGCTCGGCCTCGGCCTTGCCGTGACGGGATGCGTCGACTTTCAGGATCTTCTCGGAACCGGCGACGACGATGAACCGCTCGTCGGCGAGCGAATTCCCGTCATGGTGCTCGATACGAAAATCCAGCAGGACCGCTCGCTGGCCGATCTCGATGTCCAGATACCGCCGCCGGTCAAGAACGTGAGCTGGGCTCAGGCCGGTGGCGTACCGAGCCACGCCATGCATCACCTCGCGTCGAGCGAGCTGCCGCAGCGGGAGTGGGAGGTCAGCATCGGCGAGGGAACGGGCGGCGAGGACCGCTTGATGGCAGCGCCGATCATCGGCGATGGCCGGATCTACACCATCGATTCCGAGGCTATGGTGGCCGCCTTCGACGCGACAACCGGGGCCGAGATCTGGTCGGTCGAAGTCCTTCCGGAAGAGGAAGAGGAAGGCAATCTGGGCGGTGGCATCGCCTTCGACCAGGGCCGCCTTTATGTGACCACAGGCGCCGCCGAATCCATCGCGCTTGACGCGGCGACCGGCGGCGAGATTTGGCGCGTTCGCATGCGGGGCCCGATTCGCGCGGCGCCGACGGTTTATGCCGGTCGGGTATTCGCGGTCACCATCGACAGCCAGCTGCAGGCCCTCGATGCCACCGACGGACGCGAAATGTGGTCCCACGCCGGGATCACCGAGTTGGCATCCATCCTTGGCTATGCCAGCCCGGCAGCGGACGGCAACACACTGATCGCCGTTTACCCGTCGGGCGAGATATTTGCGTTTCGGATCGATACCGGGCGGACGGTGTGGAACGACGCCTTGGTGTCGTTGCGCCGTGTTGATGCGATTTCATCGCTGTCGACGATTCGCGGGCAGCCGGTGATCTATGACAATCAGGTCTACGTCATTGGTCATAGTGGCCGGATGGTGGCAATCGACCTGCGCACCGGTGGCAGGGTCTGGGAGCAGGATTTCGGCGGCATCGAGACGCCGTGGGTCGCCGGCGATTTCATTTTCGTGCTGACCAACAACGCGGAATTGGTCGCGATCGCGCGGCGAAACGGCGGCATCAGATGGGTGCGGCCGCTGCCGCTTTACGATGATCCCGAGGATCGCACGGGTCCGATAATGTGGAGTGGTCCGGTGCTTGCCGGTGACCGCCTCATCGTCGCCGGCAACAATGAAATCATGGCGGCGTTTTCTCCCTACACGGCGGAACTCCTCGGAACGGTGGAGCTCGATGACGGTGTGGCGATGTCGCCGGTGGTCGCCGACGGTACGATTTATTTCCTGACCGAAGACGCCGAACTTATCGCCTATCGGTGA
- a CDS encoding ribosome biogenesis GTPase Der: MSFTVAIVGRPNVGKSTLFNRLVGRRQAIVDDTPGVTRDRRDGEGGIGGLQFTVFDTAGLEDAADATLEGRAARHTADAVAASDVVLFVIDGRAGVTPIDRHFAAWLRDRDKPVILIVNKCDGAAAQSGVLDAFGLGMGDPIAISAEHGLGIADLIDALVPFDRSEEADSADLDEVERTGPLQLAIAGRPNVGKSTLINRLIGEERLLTGPESGITRDAIAIDWQWQDRAIRLFDTAGMRRKARVSERLEQMSVDDTLRAVQFAEVVVLVLDARTMLERQDLTIARLVADEGRALVLALNKWDLVTDANAALAALRDRMKTSLPQVKDVPAVPVSALTGRGLDHLMAAVFEIHETWNRRVPTAALNRWLEAMVETHPPPLAAGRPIRLRYMTQVKARPPTFAVFANKPGELPDSYLRYLTNALRADFDLKGVPIRIALRKGKNPYT; encoded by the coding sequence ATGTCTTTCACCGTCGCCATTGTCGGCAGGCCGAATGTCGGCAAGTCGACCCTATTCAATCGCCTAGTCGGACGCCGCCAAGCCATCGTCGATGATACACCCGGGGTGACGCGGGACCGCCGTGACGGCGAGGGCGGCATTGGCGGCCTCCAATTCACCGTGTTCGATACCGCCGGCCTGGAAGATGCCGCCGATGCAACCTTGGAGGGCCGGGCGGCACGACACACGGCCGATGCGGTCGCCGCCTCGGACGTTGTTCTGTTCGTCATCGACGGCCGCGCCGGCGTCACACCGATAGATCGTCATTTCGCGGCTTGGCTGCGCGACCGCGACAAGCCTGTAATCCTTATCGTCAACAAGTGCGATGGCGCCGCGGCGCAATCTGGGGTGCTGGACGCGTTCGGCCTGGGCATGGGCGATCCCATCGCCATCTCGGCGGAGCACGGTCTGGGGATCGCGGACTTGATCGATGCGCTGGTTCCGTTCGACCGCAGCGAGGAGGCGGATTCCGCTGATTTGGACGAAGTCGAGCGGACCGGACCGCTTCAGCTCGCGATCGCCGGCCGGCCCAATGTCGGGAAATCGACGTTGATCAACCGTCTTATCGGCGAGGAACGGCTCCTGACCGGGCCGGAATCGGGAATCACCCGAGACGCCATAGCGATCGATTGGCAGTGGCAGGATCGGGCGATCCGTCTCTTCGATACCGCCGGCATGCGCCGTAAGGCGCGGGTCAGCGAACGGCTCGAACAGATGTCGGTTGATGATACCTTGCGCGCGGTCCAATTCGCCGAGGTCGTGGTTCTGGTGCTCGACGCGCGGACGATGCTCGAGCGCCAGGATTTGACGATCGCGCGATTGGTCGCCGACGAAGGGCGCGCGCTCGTGCTCGCGCTAAACAAATGGGACCTGGTGACCGATGCGAATGCCGCCCTGGCGGCCCTCCGAGATCGCATGAAAACATCGCTGCCTCAGGTGAAAGATGTCCCCGCGGTGCCGGTTTCAGCGCTGACCGGGCGCGGGCTCGATCATTTGATGGCGGCGGTCTTCGAAATCCACGAGACGTGGAATCGGCGGGTCCCGACGGCGGCATTGAACCGGTGGCTCGAGGCCATGGTCGAGACCCATCCGCCACCGCTGGCGGCTGGCCGTCCGATTCGGCTCCGTTACATGACCCAGGTCAAGGCGCGACCGCCAACCTTCGCCGTTTTCGCCAACAAGCCTGGCGAGCTGCCGGATTCCTATCTTCGCTACCTGACCAATGCCCTGCGGGCGGACTTCGACCTGAAGGGCGTGCCGATTCGGATCGCATTGCGTAAGGGCAAGAACCCCTATACCTGA
- a CDS encoding SDR family NAD(P)-dependent oxidoreductase — MAGQTGALAGRIALVTGASRGIGAAVAERFAAEGAHLILVARTTGGLEEVDDRIRRNGNEGATLVPIDLTDYDKIDQMAAAVYERFGRLDVLVGNAGTLGVLSPVGHIDPEIWDRTFALNVTVNWRLIRDFDPLLRRSDAGRAIFVTSGAARAASPYWSAYAASKAALEVMVRCYAGETANTNVRVNILDPGVVRTDMRATAFPGEDPASLPHPETITDAFVALASASSTDHGGTTQVQ; from the coding sequence ATGGCAGGCCAAACCGGAGCGTTGGCGGGGCGAATCGCCCTGGTGACCGGGGCGTCGCGCGGCATCGGCGCGGCGGTGGCCGAACGCTTCGCCGCCGAGGGTGCCCATCTCATCCTCGTCGCGCGCACCACGGGCGGCCTCGAAGAAGTCGACGACCGCATCCGGCGGAATGGGAATGAGGGCGCCACCCTGGTCCCGATCGACCTCACCGACTACGACAAGATCGATCAAATGGCGGCGGCGGTTTACGAGCGCTTCGGCCGGCTCGATGTCCTGGTCGGCAATGCCGGAACATTGGGGGTGCTTTCGCCGGTCGGCCATATCGACCCCGAAATATGGGACCGCACTTTCGCGCTCAATGTGACGGTCAATTGGCGCCTAATTCGCGATTTCGATCCCCTGCTCCGTCGCTCCGACGCCGGCCGTGCCATATTCGTCACGTCCGGTGCCGCCCGCGCCGCCTCTCCCTATTGGAGCGCCTATGCCGCCAGCAAGGCGGCACTCGAGGTCATGGTCCGATGCTATGCCGGGGAAACCGCCAATACCAACGTCAGGGTCAATATCCTCGACCCCGGTGTCGTCCGGACCGATATGCGGGCGACGGCCTTTCCCGGCGAAGACCCCGCGAGCCTGCCGCATCCGGAAACGATCACCGATGCTTTCGTCGCCCTTGCATCCGCGTCGTCGACCGACCACGGCGGCACGACTCAGGTGCAGTAA
- a CDS encoding amidophosphoribosyltransferase, giving the protein MLTMLPFDDDKLHEECGVFGIFGHDDSAALTALGLHALQHRGQEAAGIVTFDGEHFHTHRALGLVGDSFSSEDVIERLPGDSAVGHNRYSTAGDTVLRNVQPLFADFEFGGLAVAHNGNLTNAVALRTDLVKRGHLFQSTSDTEVIIHLIATSTRSNLVSRFQDAMAQIEGAYSLVALSRKKLIGVRDPLGVRPLVLGQLDKSYILTSETCALDIIGATFVRDIEPGEIIVLDAEGVHSFHMPGHQPPRFCIFEYVYFARPDSYSEGLSVYDARKQIGAELAREAPADADLVVPVPDSGVPSAIGYAAEAGIPFELGIIRNHYVGRTFIEPSDQIRHLGVRLKHNTNAAMLAGKRVILVDDSIVRGTTSRKIVEMVRQAGAAEVHMRISSPPTTNSCFYGIDTPSRQELLAANYDIEGMRTLIGADSLAFVTIDGLYRAMGLSGRNASAPQYCDACFTGEYPTRLTDCEGGSNKAQLSLLEEYA; this is encoded by the coding sequence ATTCTGACCATGCTTCCCTTTGACGATGACAAACTTCACGAGGAATGCGGCGTTTTTGGCATCTTTGGCCACGACGACTCGGCCGCGTTGACCGCGTTGGGGCTCCACGCGCTCCAGCATCGCGGCCAAGAGGCGGCCGGGATCGTCACGTTCGACGGCGAACACTTTCATACTCATCGGGCCCTGGGCCTGGTCGGCGACAGTTTCAGTTCGGAAGACGTCATCGAGAGGCTCCCTGGTGATTCCGCTGTCGGCCACAACCGCTATTCGACAGCGGGCGACACGGTATTGCGAAATGTCCAGCCGTTGTTCGCCGATTTCGAGTTCGGTGGGCTCGCCGTCGCACACAACGGCAACTTGACGAACGCCGTCGCATTGCGCACCGACCTGGTCAAGCGTGGCCATCTGTTCCAGTCGACCAGCGACACTGAGGTCATCATCCATCTCATAGCCACCAGCACCCGATCGAATTTGGTTAGCCGGTTTCAGGATGCGATGGCACAGATCGAAGGCGCCTACTCATTGGTTGCGCTCAGCCGCAAGAAGCTGATTGGAGTCCGCGACCCGCTCGGTGTCCGGCCGCTTGTGCTGGGGCAACTCGACAAGAGCTATATCCTGACCTCCGAAACCTGCGCGCTGGATATCATTGGTGCCACGTTCGTTCGCGACATCGAGCCCGGTGAAATCATTGTTCTCGATGCTGAAGGAGTCCATAGCTTCCATATGCCGGGGCACCAACCGCCGCGCTTCTGTATCTTTGAGTACGTCTATTTTGCCCGGCCCGACAGCTATTCCGAAGGGCTCAGCGTTTACGACGCGCGCAAACAGATTGGCGCCGAGCTCGCCCGCGAGGCGCCGGCGGACGCCGATCTCGTCGTGCCGGTACCGGATTCGGGAGTGCCGTCGGCGATCGGTTATGCCGCCGAGGCGGGCATCCCGTTCGAGCTCGGGATCATCCGCAATCACTATGTCGGCCGCACCTTTATCGAGCCGAGCGATCAGATTCGCCACCTGGGTGTCCGGCTCAAGCACAACACCAACGCGGCGATGCTCGCCGGAAAGCGGGTGATTCTCGTCGATGACAGCATCGTGAGGGGGACGACATCGCGAAAAATCGTCGAGATGGTGCGGCAGGCCGGTGCGGCTGAGGTTCATATGCGAATTTCGAGCCCGCCGACGACCAATTCCTGCTTTTATGGCATCGACACGCCGTCGCGCCAGGAGCTTCTCGCCGCCAACTACGATATCGAGGGCATGCGCACCCTGATCGGGGCCGACAGTTTGGCTTTCGTTACGATCGACGGGCTCTATCGCGCGATGGGCCTTTCGGGCCGCAACGCGTCGGCGCCGCAATATTGTGATGCCTGTTTCACCGGTGAATATCCGACACGATTGACCGATTGCGAGGGCGGCTCCAACAAGGCCCAGCTCTCGCTGCTCGAAGAATACGCCTAG
- a CDS encoding CvpA family protein, translated as MENWPVNPTDLGVVTIILISGLLALVRGFVKEMLSVGAWVGAAIAALYAFPYVQPYARDLISIPFAADASAAISVFLVTLIILSALTHWIARHVRQSHFSRVDRLLGLVFGVVRGAVVICLLWLLVDWAVEPAKQPKWITEARSLPLIQQGGMMLAQLVPEDVRARGAAAIGDAEDAARDAVKSEAGRRLEAGSGSDEEPSGYGNEQRDDMNELIESNQ; from the coding sequence ATGGAGAATTGGCCCGTCAACCCCACGGATCTGGGCGTCGTCACGATAATCCTCATTTCAGGGTTGCTGGCCCTTGTGCGGGGATTTGTGAAGGAAATGCTGTCGGTCGGCGCATGGGTCGGCGCGGCCATCGCCGCCCTATACGCCTTCCCCTACGTTCAGCCCTATGCGCGGGATTTGATCTCGATCCCCTTCGCCGCCGACGCCAGCGCCGCGATTTCGGTGTTCCTCGTAACGCTGATCATACTATCCGCATTGACCCACTGGATCGCCAGACATGTGCGGCAAAGCCACTTCAGCCGTGTCGATCGCCTACTCGGCCTGGTTTTCGGGGTCGTCCGCGGCGCGGTGGTCATATGCCTGTTGTGGCTGCTGGTCGATTGGGCGGTTGAGCCCGCCAAGCAGCCGAAATGGATCACCGAGGCACGAAGCCTGCCCTTGATCCAGCAGGGCGGAATGATGTTGGCGCAACTTGTTCCCGAAGACGTCCGGGCGCGTGGGGCGGCGGCCATTGGCGACGCCGAGGACGCGGCGCGCGACGCGGTGAAATCCGAGGCCGGCCGGCGCCTCGAAGCCGGCTCTGGGTCCGACGAGGAACCGTCCGGATACGGAAACGAACAGCGCGACGACATGAACGAGCTTATCGAAAGCAACCAATAG
- the radA gene encoding DNA repair protein RadA, whose product MARQVSRFVCQECGASYRKWQGRCDECGEWNTIVEETGREVAPRGVGAAKGHPVPLTTLDGAPAEADRRHTGIDEFDRVCGGGLVAGTAVLVSGDPGIGKSTLLLQVLSALSSTGTCIYFSGEEAVDQIRLRANRLGLADAPVQLATATNIRDILTTLEIGAVPIAVVIDSIQTMYIDTLDSAPGTVAQVRTSAHELVRLAKRIGTTVFLVGHVTKEGMIAGPRVLEHMVDAVLQFEGERSHQFRLLRAIKNRFGPTDEIGVFEMTDGGLSEVANPSALFLAEREENVSGAAVFAAMEGTRPVLVEIQALVAPTAFATPRRAVVGWDGGRLAMVLAVLETRCGLGFASRDVYLNVAGGMRISEPAADLAVAAALISAIFDVSVPTSSVVFGEIGLGGEVRRVGHAEARLREAAKLGFEAAILPMAKTASKTNPDFGLSKTEISRLQELVELLRPD is encoded by the coding sequence ATGGCACGGCAGGTATCCCGCTTCGTTTGTCAGGAATGCGGCGCCTCCTATCGCAAATGGCAGGGTCGCTGCGATGAATGCGGCGAGTGGAATACAATCGTTGAAGAAACGGGTCGAGAGGTTGCGCCGCGCGGCGTCGGCGCGGCCAAGGGTCACCCGGTTCCCTTAACCACCCTGGATGGAGCGCCGGCCGAGGCCGACCGCCGCCACACCGGGATCGACGAGTTCGACCGGGTTTGCGGTGGCGGATTGGTAGCCGGGACGGCCGTCTTGGTCAGCGGCGACCCGGGGATCGGCAAATCGACGCTCTTGCTTCAGGTTCTCAGCGCCCTGTCGTCGACCGGCACCTGTATCTATTTTTCGGGAGAGGAAGCGGTCGATCAGATCCGCCTTCGGGCAAACCGGCTCGGTCTGGCCGATGCACCGGTCCAACTCGCTACCGCAACCAATATCCGGGATATCCTTACCACGCTCGAAATCGGCGCCGTCCCAATTGCGGTGGTCATCGATTCGATCCAAACCATGTATATCGACACCCTGGACTCGGCACCGGGGACCGTCGCGCAGGTGCGGACCTCGGCTCACGAACTGGTCCGGCTCGCCAAACGAATCGGCACCACCGTTTTTCTCGTCGGCCACGTGACCAAGGAGGGCATGATCGCCGGGCCGAGGGTGCTCGAACACATGGTCGACGCGGTGCTTCAATTCGAGGGAGAGCGCAGCCATCAATTTCGCCTGCTGCGCGCCATCAAGAACCGATTTGGCCCCACCGACGAAATCGGCGTGTTTGAAATGACCGACGGCGGACTGTCCGAAGTTGCCAATCCGTCGGCTTTGTTTCTTGCCGAACGCGAAGAGAATGTCAGTGGCGCCGCCGTGTTCGCCGCCATGGAAGGTACTCGCCCGGTCCTGGTCGAAATCCAGGCGCTGGTTGCACCGACCGCATTTGCAACGCCCCGTCGCGCGGTCGTTGGCTGGGACGGCGGCCGCCTCGCGATGGTCTTGGCGGTCCTGGAGACCCGTTGCGGGCTTGGCTTCGCATCCCGCGACGTCTATCTCAACGTCGCCGGGGGGATGCGCATTTCGGAGCCTGCGGCCGATTTGGCGGTCGCGGCGGCGTTGATTTCGGCGATATTCGATGTATCTGTCCCGACCTCCAGTGTCGTATTTGGCGAAATTGGCCTCGGCGGCGAGGTGCGTCGTGTCGGCCACGCCGAGGCGCGCCTGCGCGAAGCGGCAAAGCTCGGATTTGAGGCAGCGATCCTGCCGATGGCCAAAACGGCTAGCAAGACGAACCCCGATTTCGGCCTCTCAAAAACCGAAATTTCCCGCCTGCAAGAACTGGTCGAATTGCTGCGACCGGACTAG
- a CDS encoding ATP-binding cassette domain-containing protein, with amino-acid sequence MSEPTPKISIRGLHKSFGSKHVLQGLDLDVATGESVVVIGGSGTGKSVLLKCILGLLDPEAGSIKVDGEEVVGMRSRDHDRVRAKFGMLFQGAALFDSLPVWENVAFGLIQGRRMARPEAKSIALEKLASVGLNAEVAELGPAELSGGMKKRVGLARAIAADPDIIFFDEPTTGLDPIMGDIINDLIVECSKQLGATTLSITHDMASARKIADRIAMLNDGRIIWNGPVSSIDGSGNEFVDQFIHGRAEGPIKMSLRG; translated from the coding sequence ATGAGCGAGCCAACTCCCAAAATTTCAATTCGCGGATTGCACAAGTCGTTCGGGTCCAAACACGTTCTGCAAGGGCTCGACCTCGATGTCGCGACAGGCGAATCGGTGGTTGTGATCGGCGGCTCCGGCACTGGAAAGTCGGTGCTGCTGAAATGCATCCTCGGGCTCCTCGATCCCGAGGCCGGAAGCATCAAGGTGGATGGGGAAGAGGTCGTCGGCATGCGATCGCGGGACCACGACCGGGTCCGCGCCAAATTCGGCATGCTGTTTCAGGGTGCGGCGTTGTTCGATTCGCTGCCGGTTTGGGAAAACGTCGCGTTCGGTCTGATTCAAGGCCGAAGAATGGCTCGACCCGAAGCCAAATCCATCGCGCTCGAAAAATTGGCCTCCGTGGGATTGAACGCCGAAGTCGCCGAACTCGGCCCGGCCGAGTTGTCCGGCGGGATGAAAAAGCGCGTCGGTCTGGCCCGCGCCATTGCGGCCGACCCGGATATTATCTTTTTCGATGAACCGACCACCGGCCTCGACCCGATCATGGGCGATATCATCAACGACCTCATCGTCGAATGTTCGAAACAGCTCGGCGCCACGACCCTGTCGATCACCCACGACATGGCCAGCGCACGCAAGATCGCGGACCGTATCGCGATGCTCAATGACGGTCGGATCATCTGGAACGGACCTGTCAGCTCGATTGACGGATCCGGTAACGAATTCGTCGACCAATTCATTCACGGTCGCGCCGAAGGCCCGATCAAGATGTCGTTGCGCGGGTAG
- a CDS encoding ABC transporter permease, with the protein MPVLQPIGHAVLVFLAAMGRISNFGARSAFHCFQPPFFPRLIGQQMVDIGFYSLPVVGLTAIFTGMVLALQSYTGFARFNAESAIATVVVLSMTRELGPVLAGLMVAGRIGAAIAAEIGTMRVTEQIDALATLSTNPFKYLVAPRIIAATLMLPVLVLIADIIGVLGGYLIGVYQLDFNAASYIRLTWEFLEPIDVISGLTKAAIFGFLIALMGCYHGYHSAGGAQGVGQATTNAVVSASILILAFNYLTTAIFFGI; encoded by the coding sequence ATGCCGGTCCTGCAACCGATCGGTCACGCCGTACTGGTCTTTCTCGCGGCCATGGGGCGTATTTCCAATTTTGGCGCCCGCAGCGCCTTTCACTGCTTTCAGCCCCCGTTCTTCCCGCGCCTGATCGGTCAGCAGATGGTCGACATCGGCTTCTATTCTCTGCCCGTGGTTGGCCTTACGGCAATTTTCACTGGCATGGTGCTCGCGCTCCAGAGCTATACCGGATTTGCGCGCTTCAACGCCGAATCGGCGATCGCGACCGTGGTCGTGCTGTCGATGACCCGCGAGCTCGGACCGGTCCTGGCCGGGCTCATGGTCGCCGGTCGCATCGGCGCCGCGATCGCTGCCGAGATCGGCACAATGCGGGTCACCGAGCAGATCGACGCGCTGGCCACGCTCTCGACCAACCCGTTCAAATATCTCGTCGCGCCCCGGATTATCGCAGCCACCTTGATGCTGCCGGTGTTGGTCCTGATCGCCGACATCATTGGCGTGCTCGGCGGCTACCTGATCGGCGTTTACCAGCTTGATTTTAATGCCGCCAGCTATATCCGCCTGACCTGGGAATTTCTCGAGCCGATCGATGTCATCTCCGGCCTCACCAAGGCCGCAATCTTCGGATTTCTAATCGCGCTTATGGGCTGCTATCACGGCTATCATTCCGCCGGCGGCGCTCAAGGCGTCGGCCAGGCCACGACCAACGCCGTGGTCTCGGCTTCGATTCTCATTCTGGCGTTCAACTATCTGACAACCGCAATATTCTTCGGCATATGA
- the alr gene encoding alanine racemase, translated as MTVSRSRTGFRDSAVLTIDLDAIAANYHTLRSRLAGGICAAVVKADAYGLGAARIAPVLQNAGCRHFFVALLDEAVALRAFLPQADIYVLNGLLPGSEATFHRHRLVPVLNDLSQITRWQTYSREHGPLGAAIHIDTGMNRLGLCPVQTDHLIAEPERLDGIDLLYIVSHLVRAEENDHPLNRTQLDTLSTALGRLPSVPVSFANSSGMFLASSFHFDLARPGAALYGVNPTPTAENPMRNAVRLEAPILQVRDVDSPMTVGYGATHKISKRGKLATISVGYADGYLRSLSSRGTCVVNGVRAPVVGRVSMDLITVDVSNVQSQSIKAGDKVEVLGPGHDINDLANEAGTIGYEILTSLGRRYRRRYVGG; from the coding sequence ATGACGGTCTCTAGGTCGAGGACGGGCTTTCGCGACAGCGCCGTTCTGACCATCGACCTCGACGCTATCGCCGCCAATTATCACACCCTGCGCAGCCGCCTAGCGGGCGGCATCTGCGCGGCGGTGGTTAAAGCGGACGCCTATGGCCTCGGCGCCGCGCGAATCGCGCCAGTCCTGCAGAACGCGGGCTGCCGTCACTTCTTCGTGGCGCTGCTGGACGAAGCCGTGGCACTGCGCGCGTTCTTGCCGCAGGCAGATATCTATGTCCTCAATGGCCTCTTGCCGGGCAGCGAGGCGACTTTTCACCGCCATCGGCTGGTGCCGGTGCTTAACGACCTCAGCCAGATCACGCGATGGCAGACCTATAGCCGGGAGCATGGGCCGCTGGGGGCTGCGATCCACATCGACACCGGCATGAACCGACTGGGTTTGTGTCCAGTGCAGACCGATCATTTGATCGCCGAGCCCGAACGCCTTGATGGTATCGATCTCCTCTACATCGTCAGCCATCTGGTCCGGGCGGAGGAAAACGACCATCCATTGAACCGGACGCAACTCGACACCCTGTCGACCGCGCTTGGGCGCCTACCCTCGGTGCCCGTCAGTTTCGCCAATTCTTCCGGCATGTTTCTCGCCTCGTCCTTCCACTTCGACCTCGCCCGTCCGGGGGCCGCCCTATATGGGGTCAATCCAACGCCGACGGCCGAGAATCCGATGCGCAACGCGGTCCGCCTCGAGGCGCCGATACTGCAGGTTCGTGACGTTGACAGCCCCATGACCGTTGGTTATGGTGCCACGCACAAGATCTCCAAAAGGGGAAAACTAGCAACAATTTCAGTTGGTTATGCGGATGGTTACCTGCGGTCTTTAAGCAGTCGGGGAACCTGCGTGGTCAACGGCGTGCGGGCGCCGGTCGTCGGCCGGGTGTCAATGGATCTGATCACCGTGGATGTCTCGAACGTTCAGTCACAAAGCATCAAAGCGGGGGACAAGGTTGAGGTGCTGGGGCCGGGTCACGACATTAACGATCTCGCGAACGAGGCCGGTACGATCGGGTATGAGATATTGACGTCATTGGGCCGGCGCTATCGACGCCGTTATGTCGGCGGCTGA